In Mastacembelus armatus chromosome 22, fMasArm1.2, whole genome shotgun sequence, a genomic segment contains:
- the LOC113125988 gene encoding RAS guanyl-releasing protein 1 isoform X2, whose protein sequence is MLPSRRTQMDSLVQPLVAQYLAMGCQSKENQSESITTDEKGKEDAMTPGCSSRSRVSPPGRPHRFHKPSPAPTAPSKSMMSLGHLTKGASWEELIQACLQSFDSDGCVCGSSHLLNITLTMHRLLISSSDLLDKLITLFKTALDNEQPAECQRICYLIRHWIQEFWVMFRLHHNLSDNLDQFREFIREQGQEHLCSFLETKWINERDWSWKASQKIKANCSKKRKVSLLFDHLEPIELAEHLTYLEFKSFCRISFLDYQNYIHNCCMKDIPMMERSIALCNGISQWVQLMVLSRPTAQLRAEVFTKFIHVAQSLHLMHNYNTLMAVVGGLCHSSISRLKDTTSHVPSEVTKVLNEMTDLLSSCRNYDNYRHAYNRCTGFKIPILGVHLKDLISVNEAMSDYVEDNKINVQKLQALYNHINELIQLQQIPPRLEANKDLVHLLTLSLDLYYTEDEIYELSYAREPKNCRAPPATPSRPPVVVDWASGVAPKPDPRTISKHVQRMVDSVFKNYDHDENGFISQEEFEKIAASFPFSFCVMDKEKEGLVSREEITAYFMRASVICSKLGLGFVHNFQEATYMKPTFCDNCSGFLWGVIRQGYRCKDCGMNCHKLCKDQVAFECKKNTKVTNATDSPTPSSTPVSMGSEECPFPYPPDDSKDWSPDSPVTSHARPRRVHSGTQTDGPQLSFAAPEASRPQPSLLVPGAPTITTCPSPVPQRKQRHCAKWENRASVLQKPKELEEQKKPTYESLEFDNQELQKSNETLRKKLKETEREVEILKTLLKRHALHPVEEDSSS, encoded by the exons ATGCTCCCATCGAGGAGAACCCAGATGGACAGCCTAGTTCAGCCGCTCGTCGCCCAGTACCTCGCCATGGGCTGTCAATCAAAAGAAAACCAAAGCGAAAGCATAACGACGGACGAAAAGGGAAAAGAAGATGC AATGACTCCCGGATGCAGCTCCAGGTCTAGAGTTTCTCCTCCAGGCCGCCCTCACAGGTTCCACAAACCCAGCCCGGCCCCGACTGCCCCAAGTAAATCCATGATGTCCCTGGGACACCTCACCAAGGGGGCGAGCTGGGAGGAGCTCATCCAGGCCTGTCTGCAGTCCTTTG ACTCAGATGGATGTGTATGTGGGAGCAGCCACCTGTTGAACATCACCCTGACCATGCACCgtctcctcatctcctccagTGATCTCCTGGACAAACTCATCACTTT ATTTAAAACGGCGCTGGACAATGAGCAGCCAGCAGAGTGCCAGAGGATATGTTACCTCATTAG GCACTGGATCCAGGAATTCTGGGTGATGTTCCGGTTGCACCACAACTTGTCAGACAATCTGGACCAGTTCCGGGAGTTCATCAGAGAGCAGGGACAAGAGCATCTCTGCTCTTTCCTGGAGACAAAATGGAT AAATGAACGGGACTGGTCCTGGAAGGCCAGCCAGAAAATCAAAGCTAACTGCAGTAAAAAGAGGAAGGTCTCTCTTCTCTTTGATCACCTGGAGCCCATTGAGCTGGCTGAACATCTAACCTACCTGGAGTTTAAATCCTTTTGCAGAATATCA TTTCTAGATTATCAGAATTACATTCACAACTGCTGCATGAAGGACATCCCCATGATGGAGCGTTCCATTGCCCTGTGTAATGGTATCTCCCAGTGGGTTCAGCTAATGGTACTGAGCCGGCCAACTGCTCAGCTGAGAGCTGAGGTTTTCACCAAGTTTATCCATGTGGCACAG AGTCTACATCTTATGCACAACTACAACACACTAATGGCGGTGGTAGGAGGCCTTTGTCACAGCTCGATATCCAGACTGAAAGACACCACCTCACATGTACCCAGCGAAGTCACCAAG GTGCTGAATGAGATGACAGACTTGCTGTCGTCCTGCCGAAACTATGACAACTATAGGCACGCTTACAACAGGTGTACAGGTTTTAAAATCCCTATCCTGGGCGTACATCTCAAAGACCTGATTTCAGTTAATGAAGCTATGTCAGACTATGTGGAGGACAACAAGATCAATGTCCAGAAGCTCCAGGCGCTGTACAACCACATCAACGAGCTGATCCAGCTTCAACAGATCCCACCCAGGTTGGAAGCTAACAAGGACCTGGTCCATCTGTTGACG CTGTCGTTGGACCTTTACTACACCGAGGATGAGATCTATGAACTGTCCTATGCCAGGGAACCCAAGAACTGTAGAGCACCT CCAGCCACTCCCTCTAGACCTCCGGTGGTTGTGGACTGGGCATCAGGAGTGGCTCCTAAACCCGACCCCCGAACCATTAGCAAGCATGTGCAGAGAATGGTGGAC TCCGTGTTTAAGAATTACGACCATGATGAGAACGGCTTCATTTCTCAAGAGGAGTTTGAGAAAATTGCTGCTagctttcctttttctttctgtgtcatGGACAAAGAGAA GGAAGGCCTTGTCAGCAGAGAGGAGATCACAGCCTACTTCATGCGGGCCAGCGTCATCTGCTCCAAACTGGGTCTTGGGTTTGTCCATAACTTCCAGGAGGCCACTTACATGAAACCAACCTTCTGTGACAACTGCTCAGGATTT CTGTGGGGTGTCATCAGACAAGGATACAGATGCAAAG ACTGTGGAATGAACTGTCACAAGCTCTGCAAGGATCAGGTGGCGTTTGAGTGCAAGAAGAACACCAAAGTGACCAACGCCACTGACAGTCCAACACCGAGCTCTACGCCCGTCTCAATGG GTTCAGAAGAATGTCCTTTCCCCTATCCGCCAGATGACAGCAAAGACTGGAGCCCAGACTCCCCAGTTACATCCCATGCAAGGCCCCGGAGGGTCCATAGTGGCACCCAGACAGATGGTCCCCAACTTTCCTTTGCAGCCCCTGAGGCCAGTCGACCTCAGCCTTCTCTATTGGTTCCAGGAGCACCCACTATCACCACCTGTCCCAGTCCAGTGCCCCAGCGAAAACAGCGACACTGTGCCAAGTGGGAAAACAGAGCTTCTGTTTTGCAGAAGCCTAAAGAACtagaagaacagaagaaaccCACCTATGAATCTCTGGAATTC GACAACCAGGAGCTTCAGAAATCTAACGAGACACTACGTAAGAAGCTGAAGGAGACGGAGCGGGAGGTGGAGATATTAAAGACACTGCTGAAGAGACATGCTctccaccctgtggaggaagacTCCTCCTCCTAG
- the exd1 gene encoding piRNA biogenesis protein EXD1: MVVDDVKFMSILKGKRIKLTLKSSSFFGVVQRINHDKSLILTDVVSASGCKYPGSKVFFGHEVVNVEFASGGKTDNGDIHANTTGDDMNVKNSQVNKKSFLFQETLTIFDDKEGCLSFVVIDDFHEKFGPAVMHIKKQHVIGVGAEGVELFNHGRLCWLQIALKNKVYLFDILLLGVQAFKNGLSMILESKHILKVIHDCRAITGCLISQFGVKLTNVFDTQVADVMCFYSETGGFLPNRVSTLKEVLKSHLKVPSSQLLALQMKSQLIKEEREMWYKRPCPVPMLKMMVLSVVHLQPLRLALLDTLMTDYITLVDSYLSSCYYEPGELDHISMESMLELPRELKQLKQMYCERQKQAIDLYPVTEQGLLARFNPRTQPPSQTSPVSLTQGNCVESPPSAQVDVLSCQSPTSPLKSTDASSAQSVEVNISPDSPAQASVPETVPDLRKQMSPASNLPVGVGRGCRELLMDTISRGRSLGTEQSVLSALPAMGRGFPLQIPPAQILQEYTGDMKTPGRMKATPSCPNLTSSETAISQSGTGADDPLNDISVLRGEHFTPTPQSLLSSLSQSFRSFRF; encoded by the exons ATGGTTGTGGACGACGTCAAGTTTATGAGTATCCTCAAGGGAAAACGCATCAAACTGACCCTCAAGTCTTCATCTTTCTTTGGTGTCGTCCAGCGTATAAATCACGACAAATCGTTGATTTTGACTGACG tggttAGTGCCAGCGGCTGTAAATATCCTGGGTCGAAAGTTTTCTTTGGACATGAGGTTGTCAACG TGGAATTTGCCAGTGGAGGCAAGACTGACAATGG AGATATTCATGCCAACACAACCGGAGATGACATGAATGTGAAAAACTCTCAGGTAAACAAGAA GTCATTTCTTTTTCAAGAAACACTTACCATTTTTGACGATAAAGAGGGGTGCCTCAGCTTTGTAGTTATTGATGACTTCCATGAGAAGTTTGGACCTGCT GTGATGCACATCAAGAAGCAGCATGTGATTGGTGTGGGAGCAGAGGGGGTCGAGCTATTTAACCACGGCAGACTGTGTTGGTTGCAA attgcCCTTAAAAACAAGGTATACCTGTTCGATATCCTGTTACTTGGAGTCCAGGCATTTAAGAATGGTCTTTCTATGATCCTGGAAAGTAAGCATATATTGAAG GTCATTCATGACTGCAGAGCCATCACTGGATGTCTGATTTCTCAGTTTGGAGTAAAGCTCACCAATGTCTTTgacacacag gtgGCAGATGTAATGTGTTTCTACTCTGAGACTGGAGGGTTTCTTCCTAACAGAGTCAGTACCCTCAAGGAAGTTTTAAAGAGCCATCTGAAGGTGCCCTCCTCTCAGCTCTTAGCCCTTCAGATGAAGTCACAGCTCATCAAG gAGGAAAGGGAGATGTGGTACAAGCGTCCTTGCCCTGTACCCATGCTAAAAATGATGGTTTTGTCAGTGGTCCACCTGCAGCCTCTTAGACTGGCACTGCTGGACACTCTCATGACAGATTACATTACTCTTGTGGATTCATACCTCAGCAGCTGCTACTATGAACCTGGTGAACTGGACCATATAAGCATG GAGAGTATGTTGGAGTTGCCCAGAGAGTtgaagcagctgaaacaaatgTATTGTGAGCGACAGAAACAGGCTATAGACCTCTACCCTGTCACAGAACAGGGTCTGCTGGCACGCTTCAATCCCCGAACTCAGCCTCCATCCCAGACCTCCCCAGTTTCCCTCACCCAGGGAAACTGTGTGGAATCACCTCCATCAGCACAAGTGGATGTTCTCAGTTGCCAGTCTCCCACGAGCCCTTTAAAGTCCACTGATGCGTCATCTGCTCAGTCTGTGGAAGTCAATATTTCCCCTGACAGCCCAGCTCAGGCCTCAGTGCCAGAGACTGTGCCAgacttgaggaaacaaatgtcCCCTGCCAGCAACCTGCCTGTAGGTGTAGGCAGAGGATGCAGGGAGCTACTGATGGACACGATAAGTAGAGGAAGGTCCCTTGGGACAGAGCAGTCAGTCCTTTCTGCACTGCCTGCCATGGGAAGAGGCTTTCCTCTCCAAATACCACCAGCCCAGATTCTCCAAGAGTACACTGGTGACATGAAAACCCCTGGTAGGATGAAGGCAACTCCTTCATGCCCCAACCTCACGTCCTCTGAGACAGCGATATCCCAGTCTGGCACAGGTGCTGATGACCCACTCAATGACATTTCTGTCTTGAGAGGAGAACATTTTACACCGACTCCTCAGTCTCTCTTATCTTCACTCAGCCAGTCGTTCAGGTCTTTCAGATTTTAA
- the LOC113125988 gene encoding RAS guanyl-releasing protein 1 isoform X1, whose amino-acid sequence MLPSRRTQMDSLVQPLVAQYLAMGCQSKENQSESITTDEKGKEDARMTPGCSSRSRVSPPGRPHRFHKPSPAPTAPSKSMMSLGHLTKGASWEELIQACLQSFDSDGCVCGSSHLLNITLTMHRLLISSSDLLDKLITLFKTALDNEQPAECQRICYLIRHWIQEFWVMFRLHHNLSDNLDQFREFIREQGQEHLCSFLETKWINERDWSWKASQKIKANCSKKRKVSLLFDHLEPIELAEHLTYLEFKSFCRISFLDYQNYIHNCCMKDIPMMERSIALCNGISQWVQLMVLSRPTAQLRAEVFTKFIHVAQSLHLMHNYNTLMAVVGGLCHSSISRLKDTTSHVPSEVTKVLNEMTDLLSSCRNYDNYRHAYNRCTGFKIPILGVHLKDLISVNEAMSDYVEDNKINVQKLQALYNHINELIQLQQIPPRLEANKDLVHLLTLSLDLYYTEDEIYELSYAREPKNCRAPPATPSRPPVVVDWASGVAPKPDPRTISKHVQRMVDSVFKNYDHDENGFISQEEFEKIAASFPFSFCVMDKEKEGLVSREEITAYFMRASVICSKLGLGFVHNFQEATYMKPTFCDNCSGFLWGVIRQGYRCKDCGMNCHKLCKDQVAFECKKNTKVTNATDSPTPSSTPVSMGSEECPFPYPPDDSKDWSPDSPVTSHARPRRVHSGTQTDGPQLSFAAPEASRPQPSLLVPGAPTITTCPSPVPQRKQRHCAKWENRASVLQKPKELEEQKKPTYESLEFDNQELQKSNETLRKKLKETEREVEILKTLLKRHALHPVEEDSSS is encoded by the exons ATGCTCCCATCGAGGAGAACCCAGATGGACAGCCTAGTTCAGCCGCTCGTCGCCCAGTACCTCGCCATGGGCTGTCAATCAAAAGAAAACCAAAGCGAAAGCATAACGACGGACGAAAAGGGAAAAGAAGATGC AAGAATGACTCCCGGATGCAGCTCCAGGTCTAGAGTTTCTCCTCCAGGCCGCCCTCACAGGTTCCACAAACCCAGCCCGGCCCCGACTGCCCCAAGTAAATCCATGATGTCCCTGGGACACCTCACCAAGGGGGCGAGCTGGGAGGAGCTCATCCAGGCCTGTCTGCAGTCCTTTG ACTCAGATGGATGTGTATGTGGGAGCAGCCACCTGTTGAACATCACCCTGACCATGCACCgtctcctcatctcctccagTGATCTCCTGGACAAACTCATCACTTT ATTTAAAACGGCGCTGGACAATGAGCAGCCAGCAGAGTGCCAGAGGATATGTTACCTCATTAG GCACTGGATCCAGGAATTCTGGGTGATGTTCCGGTTGCACCACAACTTGTCAGACAATCTGGACCAGTTCCGGGAGTTCATCAGAGAGCAGGGACAAGAGCATCTCTGCTCTTTCCTGGAGACAAAATGGAT AAATGAACGGGACTGGTCCTGGAAGGCCAGCCAGAAAATCAAAGCTAACTGCAGTAAAAAGAGGAAGGTCTCTCTTCTCTTTGATCACCTGGAGCCCATTGAGCTGGCTGAACATCTAACCTACCTGGAGTTTAAATCCTTTTGCAGAATATCA TTTCTAGATTATCAGAATTACATTCACAACTGCTGCATGAAGGACATCCCCATGATGGAGCGTTCCATTGCCCTGTGTAATGGTATCTCCCAGTGGGTTCAGCTAATGGTACTGAGCCGGCCAACTGCTCAGCTGAGAGCTGAGGTTTTCACCAAGTTTATCCATGTGGCACAG AGTCTACATCTTATGCACAACTACAACACACTAATGGCGGTGGTAGGAGGCCTTTGTCACAGCTCGATATCCAGACTGAAAGACACCACCTCACATGTACCCAGCGAAGTCACCAAG GTGCTGAATGAGATGACAGACTTGCTGTCGTCCTGCCGAAACTATGACAACTATAGGCACGCTTACAACAGGTGTACAGGTTTTAAAATCCCTATCCTGGGCGTACATCTCAAAGACCTGATTTCAGTTAATGAAGCTATGTCAGACTATGTGGAGGACAACAAGATCAATGTCCAGAAGCTCCAGGCGCTGTACAACCACATCAACGAGCTGATCCAGCTTCAACAGATCCCACCCAGGTTGGAAGCTAACAAGGACCTGGTCCATCTGTTGACG CTGTCGTTGGACCTTTACTACACCGAGGATGAGATCTATGAACTGTCCTATGCCAGGGAACCCAAGAACTGTAGAGCACCT CCAGCCACTCCCTCTAGACCTCCGGTGGTTGTGGACTGGGCATCAGGAGTGGCTCCTAAACCCGACCCCCGAACCATTAGCAAGCATGTGCAGAGAATGGTGGAC TCCGTGTTTAAGAATTACGACCATGATGAGAACGGCTTCATTTCTCAAGAGGAGTTTGAGAAAATTGCTGCTagctttcctttttctttctgtgtcatGGACAAAGAGAA GGAAGGCCTTGTCAGCAGAGAGGAGATCACAGCCTACTTCATGCGGGCCAGCGTCATCTGCTCCAAACTGGGTCTTGGGTTTGTCCATAACTTCCAGGAGGCCACTTACATGAAACCAACCTTCTGTGACAACTGCTCAGGATTT CTGTGGGGTGTCATCAGACAAGGATACAGATGCAAAG ACTGTGGAATGAACTGTCACAAGCTCTGCAAGGATCAGGTGGCGTTTGAGTGCAAGAAGAACACCAAAGTGACCAACGCCACTGACAGTCCAACACCGAGCTCTACGCCCGTCTCAATGG GTTCAGAAGAATGTCCTTTCCCCTATCCGCCAGATGACAGCAAAGACTGGAGCCCAGACTCCCCAGTTACATCCCATGCAAGGCCCCGGAGGGTCCATAGTGGCACCCAGACAGATGGTCCCCAACTTTCCTTTGCAGCCCCTGAGGCCAGTCGACCTCAGCCTTCTCTATTGGTTCCAGGAGCACCCACTATCACCACCTGTCCCAGTCCAGTGCCCCAGCGAAAACAGCGACACTGTGCCAAGTGGGAAAACAGAGCTTCTGTTTTGCAGAAGCCTAAAGAACtagaagaacagaagaaaccCACCTATGAATCTCTGGAATTC GACAACCAGGAGCTTCAGAAATCTAACGAGACACTACGTAAGAAGCTGAAGGAGACGGAGCGGGAGGTGGAGATATTAAAGACACTGCTGAAGAGACATGCTctccaccctgtggaggaagacTCCTCCTCCTAG